The proteins below are encoded in one region of Halocatena salina:
- a CDS encoding NUDIX hydrolase → MTINDLWFLADRAAQSAEKAYHHLIEDYGEPLEFTRTKTVDRLRFRTLAERISRSGAPYGSHTIVYRPTGKLLLVRHEGVDMWVLPGGQLDGEESFYDAARRELAEEAGIDVTYDGLATLTRVEVTYENYRTWGVIPVFAARANTVEPDVCDPDGEISRARWFSELPDDTRDREDLLAWRAHAF, encoded by the coding sequence ATGACGATCAATGATCTCTGGTTTCTCGCCGATCGGGCCGCCCAGAGCGCTGAAAAGGCGTACCACCACCTGATAGAAGACTACGGCGAGCCGCTCGAATTCACCCGAACCAAGACGGTCGATCGACTACGATTTCGCACGCTCGCAGAGCGTATCTCCAGATCAGGTGCCCCCTACGGTTCGCATACGATCGTCTACCGACCTACTGGAAAGCTCCTTCTCGTTCGCCACGAAGGCGTCGATATGTGGGTACTCCCGGGCGGACAACTCGATGGCGAGGAATCCTTTTACGACGCCGCACGGCGCGAACTCGCGGAAGAAGCGGGAATCGACGTGACGTACGACGGACTGGCTACACTCACCCGAGTGGAAGTGACCTACGAAAACTACCGGACATGGGGCGTCATCCCGGTGTTCGCAGCCCGAGCGAACACGGTCGAACCCGATGTCTGTGATCCCGACGGCGAAATCAGTCGGGCACGCTGGTTCTCCGAACTCCCCGACGATACCCGGGATCGTGAGGATCTCCTCGCCTGGCGAGCACACGCGTTCTGA
- a CDS encoding MTH865 family protein — protein sequence MVDKDELREQMLDAFSGADYPINSPMDLVPALPSGPSTKFESGDFSMTAMELNTKLGSGDFPYETPEDFVDDVLEQLEEQDQF from the coding sequence ATGGTAGATAAAGACGAACTCCGAGAACAGATGCTCGACGCGTTCAGTGGTGCCGACTACCCGATCAACAGTCCAATGGATCTCGTTCCTGCACTTCCCAGCGGCCCGTCGACGAAGTTCGAATCGGGCGACTTCTCCATGACGGCCATGGAACTGAACACCAAACTTGGTAGTGGAGATTTCCCATACGAAACGCCCGAGGACTTCGTCGACGACGTGCTTGAGCAACTGGAAGAGCAAGACCAGTTCTGA
- a CDS encoding DUF7128 family protein, which translates to MVTQVERDDTTWHTCEACGLMFDNESEAKEHEKRCESDEPNYIQ; encoded by the coding sequence ATGGTCACACAGGTCGAGCGTGATGATACAACGTGGCACACCTGCGAGGCCTGCGGACTTATGTTCGACAACGAAAGCGAGGCGAAAGAACACGAAAAGCGGTGTGAGTCAGACGAACCGAACTACATACAGTGA